One window from the genome of Anopheles merus strain MAF chromosome 3R, AmerM5.1, whole genome shotgun sequence encodes:
- the LOC121596676 gene encoding facilitated trehalose transporter Tret1-2 homolog isoform X2 — protein sequence MEISENSEQHKDDAFREIIASCRSLSKYETNIKSALPQILSAIVAASFHIVIGISLAYSAILIPQLEQPGSDVPITKAQSSWIASIIVIMVPIGSLVAGVMMEFLGRLNTIKLAAVPCVAGWVAIALANNFTWIMVGRVLTGFACALGTSPAIVYITEVARPDMRGSLISSGPTLASLGMVIAYAKGAFMDWRLVSWICIIYTIVPVLLIQLFVPESPVWLVSKGRIEDAARSLRFLYKKYPQPEHTDQTLSEMHLNALLKERETKMAEAQKNVNRHGQQQSKLRGFLKPTGYKPMIILFWFFLIQQFSGIYITLFFAVTFIQDVGTEVNAFTASIFVGLTRFSMSLLNAWLLKRFPRRQLVMVSTTGMAICMFVSGLFTLWIKEGTTTLTWIPVVGLLLYVCASMIGLLTIPWTMTAELFPTDIRGIAHSISYSMANLLMFFAVQSYRTITDLLGGAYAVQWMFAVVSVIGFFFALFFLPETHGKSLAEIEAFFAGKSQPQRVPTEPAAKPSVTEHLIRSPSREAKLREVELMLKNKNGA from the exons TGAAAACAGCGAGCAGCACAAAGACGATGCGTTCCGTGAGATCATTGCAAGCTGCCGATCGCTGAGTAAGTATGAAACAAACATCAAGTCCGCCCTGCCCCAGATCCTGTCGGCGATTGTGGCCGCCTCGTTTCACATCGTCATCGGCATATCGCTCGCGTACTCGGCCATCCTGATCCCGCAGCTCGAGCAGCCCGGTAGCGATGTGCCGATCACGAAAGCGCAATCCTCCTGGATTGCATCGATTATCGTGATCATGGTCCCGATCGGGTCGCTAGTTGCCGGCGTCATGATGGAGTTTCTTGGCCGGCTCAACACGATCAAGCTGGCAGCCGTACCGTGTGTGGCCGGCTGGGTTGCCATCGCGCTGGCGAACAACTTCACCTGGATCATGGTTGGGCGTGTGCTGACCGGTTTTGCCTGCGCGCTCGGTACCAGTCCCGCCATCGTCTACATCACGGAGGTGGCCCGGCCCGACATGCGCGGATCGTTGATCTCCTCCGGCCCAACGCTGGCTTCGCTCG GAATGGTTATTGCGTACGCGAAGGGCGCTTTCATGGACTGGCGGCTGGTGTCGTGGATTTGCATCATCTACACGATTGTGCCGGTACTTCTAATACAACTGTTTGTGCCAGAATCACCCGTCTGGCTGGTGTCGAAGGGACGCATCGAAGATGCCGCACGATCGCTTCGATTTCTCTACAAAAAATATCCACAACCAGAGCACACG GACCAAACGCTGTCGGAAATGCATCTAAACGCACTGCTGAAAGAACGTGAGACCAAAATGGCCGAAGCGCAGAAGAACGTCAACCGGCACGGCCAGCAGCAGTCAAAGCTGCGCGGATTCCTCAAACCAACCGGCTACAAACCGATGATCATCCTGTTTTGGTTTTTCCTGATCCAGCAGTTCAGTGGCATCTACATCACGCTCTTCTTCGCGGTAACCTTCATCCAAGACGTCGGCACCGAGGTGAACGCGTTCACGGCCTCCATCTTTGTCGGGTTGACGCGCTTCTCGATGTCGCTGCTGAACGCTTGGCTGCTGAAACGATTCCCCCGCCGCCAGCTGGTCATGGTGTCAACCACCGGCATGGCCATTTGCATGTTCGTCTCGGGGTTGTTTACGCTCTGGATAAAGGAGGGCACCACCACACTCACGTGGATCCCGGTCGTCGGTTTGCTGCTGTACGTGTGCGCCTCCATGATTGGGCTGCTCACCATACCGTGGACGATGACGGCAGAACTGTTCCCGACGGATATTCGCGGCATCGCGCACTCGATATCATACTCGATGGCAAACCTGTTGATGTTCTTTGCCGTTCAAAGCTACCG AACCATAACCGATCTGCTCGGTGGAGCGTACGCGGTGCAGTGGATGTTTGCCGTAGTGTCTGTGATCGGATTTTTCTTCGCTCTATTCTTCCTGCCCGAGACGCATGGTAAGAGTTTGGCCGAGATAGAGGCGTTCTTTGCGGGTAAATCGCAACCCCAGCGCGTACCGACGGAACCAGCGGCCAAACCGTCCGTGACGGAGCATCTGATACGTAGTCCCAGCCGGGAGGCAAAGCTGAGGGAGGTGGAGCTGATGCTGAAGAACAAAAATGGTGCTTAG
- the LOC121596676 gene encoding facilitated trehalose transporter Tret1-like isoform X1 gives MDPLSIGSSVLSLHQRENSEQHKDDAFREIIASCRSLSKYETNIKSALPQILSAIVAASFHIVIGISLAYSAILIPQLEQPGSDVPITKAQSSWIASIIVIMVPIGSLVAGVMMEFLGRLNTIKLAAVPCVAGWVAIALANNFTWIMVGRVLTGFACALGTSPAIVYITEVARPDMRGSLISSGPTLASLGMVIAYAKGAFMDWRLVSWICIIYTIVPVLLIQLFVPESPVWLVSKGRIEDAARSLRFLYKKYPQPEHTDQTLSEMHLNALLKERETKMAEAQKNVNRHGQQQSKLRGFLKPTGYKPMIILFWFFLIQQFSGIYITLFFAVTFIQDVGTEVNAFTASIFVGLTRFSMSLLNAWLLKRFPRRQLVMVSTTGMAICMFVSGLFTLWIKEGTTTLTWIPVVGLLLYVCASMIGLLTIPWTMTAELFPTDIRGIAHSISYSMANLLMFFAVQSYRTITDLLGGAYAVQWMFAVVSVIGFFFALFFLPETHGKSLAEIEAFFAGKSQPQRVPTEPAAKPSVTEHLIRSPSREAKLREVELMLKNKNGA, from the exons TGAAAACAGCGAGCAGCACAAAGACGATGCGTTCCGTGAGATCATTGCAAGCTGCCGATCGCTGAGTAAGTATGAAACAAACATCAAGTCCGCCCTGCCCCAGATCCTGTCGGCGATTGTGGCCGCCTCGTTTCACATCGTCATCGGCATATCGCTCGCGTACTCGGCCATCCTGATCCCGCAGCTCGAGCAGCCCGGTAGCGATGTGCCGATCACGAAAGCGCAATCCTCCTGGATTGCATCGATTATCGTGATCATGGTCCCGATCGGGTCGCTAGTTGCCGGCGTCATGATGGAGTTTCTTGGCCGGCTCAACACGATCAAGCTGGCAGCCGTACCGTGTGTGGCCGGCTGGGTTGCCATCGCGCTGGCGAACAACTTCACCTGGATCATGGTTGGGCGTGTGCTGACCGGTTTTGCCTGCGCGCTCGGTACCAGTCCCGCCATCGTCTACATCACGGAGGTGGCCCGGCCCGACATGCGCGGATCGTTGATCTCCTCCGGCCCAACGCTGGCTTCGCTCG GAATGGTTATTGCGTACGCGAAGGGCGCTTTCATGGACTGGCGGCTGGTGTCGTGGATTTGCATCATCTACACGATTGTGCCGGTACTTCTAATACAACTGTTTGTGCCAGAATCACCCGTCTGGCTGGTGTCGAAGGGACGCATCGAAGATGCCGCACGATCGCTTCGATTTCTCTACAAAAAATATCCACAACCAGAGCACACG GACCAAACGCTGTCGGAAATGCATCTAAACGCACTGCTGAAAGAACGTGAGACCAAAATGGCCGAAGCGCAGAAGAACGTCAACCGGCACGGCCAGCAGCAGTCAAAGCTGCGCGGATTCCTCAAACCAACCGGCTACAAACCGATGATCATCCTGTTTTGGTTTTTCCTGATCCAGCAGTTCAGTGGCATCTACATCACGCTCTTCTTCGCGGTAACCTTCATCCAAGACGTCGGCACCGAGGTGAACGCGTTCACGGCCTCCATCTTTGTCGGGTTGACGCGCTTCTCGATGTCGCTGCTGAACGCTTGGCTGCTGAAACGATTCCCCCGCCGCCAGCTGGTCATGGTGTCAACCACCGGCATGGCCATTTGCATGTTCGTCTCGGGGTTGTTTACGCTCTGGATAAAGGAGGGCACCACCACACTCACGTGGATCCCGGTCGTCGGTTTGCTGCTGTACGTGTGCGCCTCCATGATTGGGCTGCTCACCATACCGTGGACGATGACGGCAGAACTGTTCCCGACGGATATTCGCGGCATCGCGCACTCGATATCATACTCGATGGCAAACCTGTTGATGTTCTTTGCCGTTCAAAGCTACCG AACCATAACCGATCTGCTCGGTGGAGCGTACGCGGTGCAGTGGATGTTTGCCGTAGTGTCTGTGATCGGATTTTTCTTCGCTCTATTCTTCCTGCCCGAGACGCATGGTAAGAGTTTGGCCGAGATAGAGGCGTTCTTTGCGGGTAAATCGCAACCCCAGCGCGTACCGACGGAACCAGCGGCCAAACCGTCCGTGACGGAGCATCTGATACGTAGTCCCAGCCGGGAGGCAAAGCTGAGGGAGGTGGAGCTGATGCTGAAGAACAAAAATGGTGCTTAG